One part of the Pseudemcibacter aquimaris genome encodes these proteins:
- a CDS encoding FAD-dependent oxidoreductase gives MTKDNITRRDFLNGTQIAITTAATASLLTPWVEAFGAPNEFTLEKGYYPPAKSGMRGSHDGSWETMHTRVLGEEWNVEKHDEEYDLVVVGGGISGLSSAYFYKQRKPDAKILILDNHDDFGGHAKRNEFEINGETRLGYGGTEAIETPSSFSKEAMDLLVDLGIDLDYFYEAFDQELYSRRGMGFSIVFDEKQFGETKHVVGYGEKSWEDFAKEAPLSDKAREDFIRVQTAEVDYLEGTPTEEKFKILGKTGYSAFLRDYVKVDEQVINIYQNWGMSFWCVDMEEVPTTAVQYYDGGIPGVDHTLPIRTGRGVDPYIFHFPDGNASIARLLVRKMIPEAMPGSTMEDIVTAKADYTKLDQKDQNINIRLNSTVVHVKNTDDGKNVDITYVRDDEARKVRAKKTVMACYNSAIPYLCPEMSDEQKAGLAFNVKVPLVYTKVLLRNWEAFDKLKTSFVYYTGGFYKQAELAYPVSVGEYKRSQTPDEPMVVHMCHVPLFRDIKGTDQWREGRRQILTTTFEEFEQHAKDQLTQALGEAGFDADRDIAGITVNRWPHGYSTSNALLWGKDYAEEDKPWVIGRKPFGNIHIANSDAGAKADTQTAIKEAYRAVAKEILG, from the coding sequence ATGACAAAAGACAATATTACCCGCCGTGATTTCCTAAACGGCACCCAAATTGCCATTACAACTGCTGCCACAGCATCACTTCTAACCCCATGGGTAGAAGCATTCGGTGCGCCTAATGAATTTACGCTGGAAAAGGGTTATTATCCGCCAGCAAAATCAGGCATGCGCGGTAGCCATGATGGTTCGTGGGAAACCATGCACACACGCGTACTTGGGGAAGAATGGAATGTTGAAAAGCACGACGAAGAATATGATCTTGTTGTTGTTGGGGGCGGCATCAGTGGACTTTCATCGGCTTACTTTTACAAACAAAGAAAACCAGATGCCAAAATTCTAATTCTTGATAACCATGACGATTTTGGGGGTCATGCCAAGCGTAATGAATTTGAAATCAATGGTGAAACAAGACTTGGATATGGCGGCACAGAAGCCATCGAAACACCATCATCATTTTCCAAAGAAGCAATGGACTTGTTAGTCGACCTTGGTATTGATCTTGATTACTTCTATGAAGCATTTGATCAGGAATTATATTCCCGTCGCGGCATGGGTTTTTCCATCGTGTTTGATGAAAAGCAATTTGGCGAAACAAAACATGTGGTTGGATACGGTGAAAAATCATGGGAAGATTTCGCCAAAGAAGCACCGCTTTCCGATAAGGCACGCGAAGATTTTATTCGCGTGCAAACTGCGGAAGTTGATTACCTTGAAGGAACACCAACCGAAGAGAAATTTAAAATCCTCGGTAAAACCGGTTATTCCGCATTCCTGCGTGATTATGTGAAGGTCGATGAACAAGTTATCAACATCTATCAAAACTGGGGTATGAGTTTCTGGTGCGTGGATATGGAAGAAGTGCCAACAACGGCCGTTCAATATTATGACGGCGGCATTCCCGGAGTTGATCATACCTTACCAATTCGTACTGGACGTGGTGTTGATCCCTATATCTTCCATTTTCCAGATGGTAATGCCTCTATCGCGCGCTTGCTAGTTCGTAAAATGATCCCTGAAGCCATGCCGGGCAGCACTATGGAAGACATCGTGACAGCCAAGGCCGATTATACGAAGCTGGATCAAAAGGACCAGAACATCAACATCCGTCTAAATAGTACTGTTGTTCATGTTAAAAACACTGATGATGGCAAAAATGTTGATATTACCTATGTTCGTGATGATGAAGCCAGAAAAGTACGTGCGAAGAAAACTGTAATGGCCTGTTACAATAGCGCGATTCCTTACCTTTGTCCGGAAATGTCCGATGAACAAAAGGCGGGTCTTGCGTTTAACGTAAAAGTGCCGCTTGTTTATACGAAAGTGCTGCTTCGCAACTGGGAAGCCTTTGATAAACTAAAAACAAGCTTTGTTTATTATACAGGCGGGTTTTATAAACAGGCCGAGCTTGCTTATCCTGTATCGGTTGGTGAATATAAACGTTCACAAACACCGGATGAACCAATGGTTGTTCATATGTGTCATGTCCCACTGTTCCGCGACATCAAAGGCACAGACCAATGGCGTGAGGGCAGAAGGCAAATTCTAACCACCACATTCGAAGAATTTGAACAGCATGCAAAAGACCAATTAACACAGGCTCTTGGCGAAGCTGGCTTTGATGCGGACCGTGACATTGCAGGTATTACCGTCAACCGCTGGCCGCATGGATATTCAACCAGTAACGCCCTATTATGGGGTAAGGATTACGCGGAAGAAGACAAGCCATGGGTTATCGGACGCAAACCATTTGGTAACATTCATATTGCCAATAGTGACGCGGGTGCCAAAGCAGACACACAAACAGCAATTAAGGAAGCTTACCGAGCTGTCGCAAAAGAAATTCTTGGTTAA
- a CDS encoding calcium-binding protein, whose amino-acid sequence MLLIVYSSLESVRNRFCSGDNNNAENAGGGEEVQAGANAGGENFINGGNGKDNITGTSENDTIDGGNGKDTISGGEGDDLITGGTGKDTIHGDEGNDNLSGGSSGDVIYGGAGNDLIDGGSDDDELFGGEGSDTLTFLAQQGNDVVDGGAGGDWTDTIELSGFEGNAAQDGWTLSLNDGSTIESTGDGELVLSGDAGGTITFDEGGSIDFENVEKIVW is encoded by the coding sequence ATGCTGCTGATTGTATATTCCAGTCTTGAAAGTGTCAGGAATAGATTTTGCAGCGGTGATAATAACAACGCTGAAAATGCTGGTGGCGGTGAAGAAGTTCAAGCCGGTGCAAATGCGGGCGGTGAAAACTTCATTAATGGTGGTAACGGTAAGGACAATATTACTGGAACATCAGAGAATGACACCATCGACGGTGGCAACGGTAAAGACACAATCTCTGGCGGAGAAGGTGATGACCTGATCACAGGTGGTACAGGTAAAGATACTATTCACGGTGACGAAGGAAACGATAACCTTTCCGGTGGAAGTTCAGGCGATGTGATTTACGGCGGTGCCGGTAATGATCTTATTGACGGCGGCAGTGATGACGATGAACTATTCGGTGGTGAAGGAAGTGATACGCTTACGTTCCTAGCACAACAAGGTAATGATGTTGTTGATGGCGGCGCAGGTGGTGATTGGACAGATACCATTGAGCTTTCCGGTTTTGAAGGAAACGCAGCACAAGACGGTTGGACGTTATCATTAAATGATGGCAGCACAATTGAATCAACTGGCGACGGTGAACTTGTACTTTCCGGTGATGCTGGTGGTACAATTACATTTGATGAGGGGGGATCCATCGATTTTGAAAACGTGGAAAAAATTGTCTGGTAA
- a CDS encoding ATP-binding cassette domain-containing protein has protein sequence MKLKTEVNPNPDNLSQREFGGHILMDRVSFRYRQGAEPALLGTSFEVLPNEMMAVVGPNASGKSTILKVILAMYQNQAGQVILDGMDIRQINPLVLRQNIAYVPQESRFFHGTIAQNLRLSHPTASDEELMEACDLANLTNDIEQLPEKLETRIGDHTVHGLPSGFKQRLSLARAFLKKAPILLLDEPGQTLDFEADKAFIDSLKKLKGTCTIIMVSHRPSHVKLCDKVLSMENGMVVNLGTPDEIYQSTDNQTPQVEDGNRS, from the coding sequence ATGAAACTTAAGACAGAAGTTAACCCGAACCCGGATAACCTAAGTCAACGCGAATTTGGCGGCCACATTCTTATGGACCGTGTCAGTTTCCGTTACCGTCAGGGCGCAGAACCTGCGCTGCTTGGTACAAGTTTTGAAGTATTACCAAATGAAATGATGGCTGTTGTCGGTCCAAACGCATCCGGTAAATCGACAATCCTTAAGGTGATTTTGGCAATGTACCAAAATCAGGCTGGTCAGGTTATTTTGGACGGTATGGATATCAGACAAATAAATCCATTGGTGCTGCGTCAAAACATTGCTTACGTACCGCAAGAATCACGTTTCTTCCATGGCACGATTGCACAGAACTTAAGACTTTCTCACCCAACTGCGAGTGATGAAGAACTTATGGAAGCGTGCGATCTTGCAAACTTGACGAATGATATCGAACAACTTCCGGAAAAGTTAGAAACAAGAATTGGTGATCATACCGTTCATGGTCTTCCGTCCGGTTTTAAACAACGCCTATCTCTGGCACGTGCTTTCCTTAAGAAAGCCCCTATTTTGTTATTGGATGAGCCAGGACAGACACTTGACTTTGAAGCGGATAAAGCATTTATCGATTCACTTAAGAAATTAAAAGGTACTTGTACAATCATCATGGTTTCGCATCGCCCTAGCCATGTAAAACTATGTGACAAGGTACTTTCAATGGAAAATGGTATGGTGGTTAATTTGGGTACACCAGACGAAATTTATCAATCAACAGACAATCAAACACCCCAAGTAGAAGATGGGAACCGTTCATAA
- a CDS encoding biotin/lipoyl-binding protein, whose amino-acid sequence MTEENKNENEENTEENAIEETAEQSTAVAASSGNPVQKGVNSFLGKNTNKPTEYYAKFLSRATLLEESGPPASSVSTIRVIGLIVIGCILASPFISLNETSVAQGEVVPSISVQPVQHLEGGIVNEVFVKDGDVIKKGEPLMQLDDTSTLAELNRARTRYVSLDMQMRRLRDFALNERADFSDYEDEYPVIALDQEKLLNQQK is encoded by the coding sequence ATGACTGAAGAAAACAAAAACGAAAACGAAGAAAACACTGAAGAAAACGCAATCGAAGAGACTGCTGAACAATCTACAGCCGTAGCCGCTTCTTCAGGGAACCCTGTTCAAAAAGGTGTGAACAGCTTCTTAGGTAAAAATACAAATAAGCCGACAGAATATTATGCAAAATTTTTGTCACGCGCGACATTACTTGAAGAATCAGGACCACCTGCTTCATCTGTCAGTACTATTCGTGTGATCGGCCTGATTGTTATTGGCTGTATATTAGCTTCTCCTTTTATCAGCCTTAACGAAACGAGCGTTGCACAAGGTGAAGTGGTTCCATCCATTTCTGTACAGCCAGTTCAACATCTTGAAGGCGGTATCGTTAATGAAGTCTTTGTAAAAGACGGTGACGTGATTAAAAAAGGCGAGCCATTGATGCAGCTTGATGATACATCAACACTCGCTGAACTTAACCGTGCACGCACACGTTATGTATCACTCGATATGCAAATGCGCAGATTACGCGATTTTGCCCTTAACGAGCGTGCTGATTTCTCTGATTACGAAGACGAGTATCCGGTAATTGCACTGGATCAGGAAAAACTTCTTAATCAACAGAAATAA
- a CDS encoding HlyD family type I secretion periplasmic adaptor subunit → MANSRNQLSVLEQQEAAQKEAMDIVAEELAIREELTEKGLGSKIRLLEIQREYVNAKSAYDTTVEQKTGVIAGINEAEGNLVELRERLNSDALDQLAVMIEESVGLQSELKRLNDKLARLSVLSPVDGIVKGLKYRAYASVIPPGDMIAQIVPNEDELVAEVRISPRDVGHVTAGNEVTLKVDTYDYSVYGSIEAKLTTVSASSFIDEQGDSYFKGYIDLPRNYVGADTAANRITPGMTLVADIKTGEKSLFKYLMKPISRGIDNSFGER, encoded by the coding sequence ATCGCAAATTCCAGAAACCAGCTTTCTGTACTTGAACAACAAGAAGCGGCACAAAAAGAAGCAATGGATATTGTTGCTGAAGAATTAGCTATTCGTGAAGAACTTACTGAAAAAGGTCTTGGATCAAAAATCCGTCTTCTTGAAATTCAACGTGAATATGTAAATGCAAAAAGCGCGTATGACACAACTGTTGAACAAAAAACTGGTGTTATCGCAGGTATCAACGAAGCAGAAGGCAACCTGGTTGAATTAAGAGAGCGCCTAAACAGCGATGCTCTTGACCAGTTAGCTGTTATGATCGAAGAAAGTGTTGGCCTTCAATCAGAGCTAAAACGCTTGAATGACAAACTTGCCCGCTTAAGCGTTCTTTCACCAGTAGACGGCATTGTAAAGGGCCTTAAGTACCGTGCATATGCAAGTGTTATTCCACCAGGTGATATGATTGCGCAGATCGTCCCTAACGAAGATGAGCTTGTTGCAGAAGTTCGCATTTCTCCACGCGACGTTGGTCATGTAACAGCTGGTAACGAAGTGACGCTAAAGGTCGATACATATGACTATTCGGTATATGGTTCGATTGAAGCAAAACTGACCACCGTGTCTGCATCATCATTCATTGATGAACAAGGCGATTCATACTTCAAAGGCTATATCGACCTGCCTAGAAACTATGTTGGTGCAGATACTGCTGCAAACCGCATAACACCGGGTATGACATTGGTTGCTGATATTAAAACGGGTGAAAAATCACTATTTAAATATCTTATGAAACCAATCAGCAGAGGTATTGATAACTCATTCGGTGAAAGATAA
- the gshB gene encoding glutathione synthase, translating to MSLNVALQMDPVETIDINGDSTFAMGLEAQNRGYNLFHYMVDDMSYVNDKVKAHVRPLELRREEGNHYTLGESKHMDLGEDIDVILMRQDPPFHMGYITATHILEHIHPKTLVVNDPASVRNAPEKIFLTRFPELMPPTMITSNANDVRSFRDEYKDIIVKPLYGNGGAGVFRISEGDQNLASLIEMFQEFYTEPFIVQQYLPDVRKGDKRIILVDGEPVGAINRVPDEGEVRSNMHVGGEARKTDLTDREREICDKIGPVLKEQGQIFVGIDVIGDYLTEINVTSPTGIQEIKRFDGTDIAALIWDAIEKKL from the coding sequence ATGAGTTTAAATGTAGCGCTTCAAATGGACCCCGTTGAAACTATTGATATTAACGGGGATAGTACCTTTGCCATGGGGCTGGAAGCTCAGAACAGAGGATATAACCTGTTTCATTATATGGTTGATGATATGTCCTATGTGAATGATAAAGTTAAAGCCCATGTCAGGCCGCTTGAATTAAGACGAGAAGAAGGAAACCATTATACGCTTGGTGAAAGCAAACATATGGACCTTGGTGAAGACATAGACGTTATTCTTATGCGTCAGGATCCACCATTTCATATGGGCTACATCACAGCGACACATATTCTTGAGCATATCCACCCAAAAACATTGGTTGTGAATGATCCGGCATCGGTCAGAAATGCACCGGAAAAGATTTTCCTTACCCGTTTTCCGGAATTAATGCCGCCAACAATGATTACTTCCAACGCGAATGATGTGCGGTCATTCCGCGATGAATATAAAGATATTATTGTAAAGCCATTATACGGTAATGGCGGTGCAGGTGTTTTCCGCATTAGCGAAGGCGATCAAAATTTAGCAAGCCTGATTGAAATGTTTCAGGAATTTTATACCGAACCATTTATCGTTCAGCAGTATCTGCCGGACGTCCGTAAGGGCGATAAGCGCATTATACTTGTGGACGGTGAACCTGTTGGCGCCATCAACCGTGTACCAGACGAGGGCGAAGTGCGTTCAAACATGCATGTGGGTGGCGAAGCACGTAAAACGGACCTGACAGACCGTGAACGTGAAATATGCGATAAAATCGGCCCAGTGCTAAAAGAGCAGGGGCAAATATTCGTTGGCATTGATGTGATTGGTGATTATCTAACGGAAATCAACGTAACATCGCCAACCGGAATTCAGGAAATCAAACGATTTGATGGTACTGATATTGCGGCGCTCATTTGGGATGCGATTGAAAAGAAGCTATAG
- a CDS encoding SirB1 family protein, with the protein MIPTLDKQIEFLKDVGKMPEDEIDLAETALMLASLDRPGVSLQKYHHHLEILKLDLNSEAHNSNTAAEKAESLIEVMYGRHEYNGNDKFYDDLQNSNIMSVIDRRLGIPISLGILYMHAAESQGWRVEGVNFPAHFLIRLFGENDQVIMDPFHKGRIMDAHDLRDLVGTISGGSKSLEQWHHAPLGKRDILVRLLNNIKIRCLNVSDFELAMNALNRTIYIDPDKIVHKFELGMLQIHTRSMEAGKQNLLDCLDYMDDNVDAEDKEMRKQILNTLKEMRAYNRPNVFELIKGDIDKDKE; encoded by the coding sequence ATGATTCCTACCCTTGATAAACAAATTGAATTTTTAAAAGACGTTGGCAAAATGCCGGAAGATGAAATTGATCTTGCTGAAACGGCGTTAATGCTCGCTAGCCTTGATCGTCCCGGTGTGTCATTACAAAAATATCATCATCATCTGGAAATTTTAAAACTGGACCTTAACAGCGAAGCCCATAATTCAAACACGGCAGCGGAAAAGGCGGAAAGCTTGATCGAGGTAATGTATGGCCGTCATGAATATAATGGTAATGATAAATTTTATGATGATTTGCAAAATAGCAATATCATGTCAGTTATCGACCGCAGATTAGGCATTCCGATCAGCCTTGGTATTTTATACATGCATGCAGCCGAAAGCCAAGGATGGCGTGTTGAAGGTGTTAATTTCCCAGCCCATTTTTTAATCCGTCTTTTTGGGGAAAATGATCAGGTGATCATGGACCCATTTCATAAAGGCAGAATAATGGATGCCCACGACTTGCGTGATTTGGTCGGTACTATTTCGGGCGGCAGTAAAAGCCTTGAACAATGGCATCACGCGCCACTTGGAAAGCGTGATATTTTGGTAAGGTTGCTTAATAATATTAAGATCCGTTGCCTGAATGTCAGTGACTTTGAATTAGCGATGAATGCATTAAATCGCACCATATATATTGACCCTGACAAAATCGTACATAAATTTGAACTTGGTATGCTTCAAATCCATACCAGAAGCATGGAAGCAGGAAAACAAAACCTGCTCGATTGTTTGGATTATATGGATGATAATGTGGATGCCGAAGATAAAGAAATGCGAAAGCAGATTTTAAATACGCTAAAGGAAATGCGTGCCTATAACAGGCCAAATGTGTTTGAGCTGATAAAAGGCGATATTGATAAGGATAAAGAATAA
- a CDS encoding YraN family protein: MGAGNKKKAYRWGHVAEWLGVIFLTLKGYSIQERRYKTSVGEIDIIARKQNITVFCEVKARKDYDAAAHSLSEKQKNRIRNAAEIYLSRLKNKNDNNNLKTEIIRCDMIMIIPWKWPIHIENAW; this comes from the coding sequence ATGGGCGCGGGGAATAAGAAAAAAGCCTATAGATGGGGGCATGTCGCAGAATGGCTTGGGGTGATATTCCTTACCCTTAAGGGGTATTCTATTCAAGAAAGACGATATAAAACATCGGTTGGTGAAATTGATATTATTGCCCGAAAACAAAACATAACCGTTTTTTGCGAAGTTAAAGCGAGAAAAGATTATGATGCAGCAGCACATTCATTATCCGAAAAACAGAAAAATCGTATCAGAAACGCAGCAGAAATTTATCTGTCCCGCTTGAAAAACAAAAATGATAACAATAATCTAAAGACCGAAATAATCAGATGTGATATGATCATGATCATTCCCTGGAAATGGCCAATACATATTGAAAACGCGTGGTAA
- the rsmI gene encoding 16S rRNA (cytidine(1402)-2'-O)-methyltransferase: MEKKQRNKFESGLYVTATPIGNLGDITLRAIDLLKAADFIACEDKRVSGKLLSYYEIDTPMISYHDHNAQEVMPRILDELGSGKIIALISDAGTPLISDPGYRLVNECRANDIMVTSLPGASAILCALTNAGMPTNNFLFQGFLPPKMQARQNEIKKFKSVDASIIYYESPKRLLACLKDLNTVLGNREAAVCRELTKLYEETRKGSLESLIEHYEDSPTPKGEIVIIVSPPEKTEGAVNDLDDALKNALEKLSVKEAVAAVTYMTGRKRKEVYKRALELSDNGRGE; the protein is encoded by the coding sequence ATGGAAAAAAAACAACGAAACAAATTTGAAAGCGGTCTTTATGTCACCGCGACACCCATTGGAAACCTGGGGGATATCACGTTAAGGGCGATCGATTTGTTAAAGGCGGCCGATTTTATCGCCTGCGAAGATAAGCGCGTTAGCGGCAAGCTGCTTTCTTATTATGAAATTGATACGCCTATGATTTCTTATCATGACCACAATGCGCAGGAAGTTATGCCACGTATTCTGGATGAACTTGGATCAGGAAAAATCATTGCACTTATCAGCGATGCGGGTACGCCACTTATTTCTGATCCGGGGTATAGGCTCGTTAATGAATGCAGGGCCAATGATATTATGGTCACGAGCTTACCTGGTGCTAGTGCTATTTTGTGTGCTTTAACAAATGCCGGTATGCCGACCAATAATTTTTTATTTCAAGGTTTTTTGCCGCCAAAAATGCAGGCGAGACAAAATGAAATTAAAAAATTTAAAAGTGTTGATGCGAGCATCATTTATTATGAATCACCGAAAAGATTACTGGCCTGCTTAAAGGATTTAAATACGGTCCTCGGAAACCGTGAAGCAGCCGTTTGTCGGGAACTGACAAAATTATACGAGGAAACACGTAAAGGCAGTTTAGAGAGTTTAATCGAACATTATGAAGATAGCCCAACACCAAAGGGCGAAATCGTAATCATCGTATCCCCGCCGGAAAAGACAGAAGGGGCGGTGAATGATCTTGATGACGCATTAAAAAATGCGCTAGAAAAATTATCAGTGAAAGAGGCCGTTGCCGCAGTTACCTATATGACAGGGCGAAAGCGCAAGGAAGTTTATAAAAGGGCATTGGAATTATCGGATAATGGGCGCGGGGAATAA
- the hemW gene encoding radical SAM family heme chaperone HemW — protein MPASNHNEISIYVHWPFCLAKCPYCDFNSHVRETINEDDMRDALLSEVEHYANLVGKRTVKSIFFGGGTPSLMSANTVETVIRHIDRTFGLSDDIEITLEANPTSVEAAKFADFASVGVNRVSIGIQALNDSDLKALGREHSVNEALGAIELSQKYFSRSNFDLIYARMGQTTAEWEQELSQAIKMANGHLSLYQLTIEQGTPFYGSWRKGDLVIPEENVSAEMYDLTNQICSDQGYPAYEVSNYARKGEESRHNLTYWRYGDYIGVGAGAHGRISYDGNTYATMQNKKPETWLKNTQMNGHATKDHIQLSATEMAEEMIMMGLRLTDGIDLNTFENRIGKKISDFTGSDQVDLMITQGFLAPVFPDRLQLTEKGRPLLNQILGQILV, from the coding sequence ATGCCTGCTTCAAATCATAATGAGATTTCAATTTACGTACATTGGCCATTTTGTCTGGCCAAATGTCCATATTGCGATTTCAATAGTCATGTTCGTGAAACGATTAACGAAGATGACATGCGAGATGCGCTCTTAAGCGAGGTCGAGCATTACGCGAACCTAGTCGGTAAACGTACAGTAAAAAGCATATTCTTTGGCGGTGGTACGCCATCGTTGATGAGCGCGAATACGGTTGAAACGGTTATCAGACATATCGATAGAACCTTTGGGTTATCAGACGATATTGAAATCACACTAGAAGCCAATCCAACCAGTGTTGAAGCCGCAAAGTTTGCTGATTTTGCCAGTGTCGGCGTTAATCGTGTTTCTATTGGTATTCAGGCATTAAATGACAGTGATCTTAAGGCGCTAGGGCGCGAGCATAGTGTGAATGAGGCACTTGGGGCGATCGAACTATCACAGAAATATTTTTCGCGTTCCAATTTTGATCTTATTTATGCGCGGATGGGGCAAACCACAGCCGAATGGGAACAGGAACTCTCGCAAGCGATTAAAATGGCAAATGGGCATTTATCGCTATATCAATTGACCATTGAGCAAGGCACACCATTTTACGGCAGTTGGCGTAAAGGTGATTTGGTGATACCGGAAGAAAATGTGTCTGCGGAAATGTATGACCTGACCAATCAGATATGTTCTGATCAAGGCTATCCCGCCTATGAAGTATCTAATTATGCGCGAAAGGGCGAGGAAAGCCGACATAACCTGACCTATTGGCGTTATGGCGATTATATTGGTGTAGGGGCAGGGGCACATGGGAGGATAAGCTATGACGGTAATACATACGCGACCATGCAGAATAAAAAGCCGGAAACGTGGCTTAAAAACACGCAAATGAATGGCCATGCAACCAAAGATCATATTCAGCTATCAGCCACCGAAATGGCAGAAGAGATGATCATGATGGGGCTAAGGCTTACGGACGGTATTGACCTTAACACCTTTGAAAATCGAATTGGTAAGAAGATAAGTGACTTTACGGGATCGGATCAGGTGGATTTGATGATAACTCAAGGGTTTCTTGCGCCAGTTTTTCCAGATCGACTTCAATTGACAGAGAAGGGGCGCCCCCTTCTAAACCAAATACTGGGTCAAATTTTGGTGTAA
- the rdgB gene encoding RdgB/HAM1 family non-canonical purine NTP pyrophosphatase, giving the protein MSRKFDEKKLVVASHNAGKVREIRELLEPYGVEVFSSKELELSEPVEDGETFIANAEIKSKSATSESGLVALADDSGLVVPSIGGIPGIHSARYAVNPETNERDFSYGMARLNNELGDHDRGAYFACALSLAWPDGHVETFEGRVHGCLTWPIRGENGFGYDPMFIADGYDDTFGEMEPNEKHSISHRADAFKKLIDACFKS; this is encoded by the coding sequence ATGTCACGTAAGTTTGATGAAAAAAAACTGGTGGTCGCGAGCCATAACGCGGGCAAGGTGCGTGAAATTCGTGAGCTACTTGAACCATATGGTGTTGAGGTTTTTTCATCAAAGGAACTTGAATTATCCGAACCTGTTGAGGACGGGGAAACATTTATTGCTAATGCAGAAATTAAATCGAAAAGTGCCACATCTGAATCCGGTCTTGTGGCATTAGCGGATGACAGCGGGCTTGTCGTGCCGTCAATTGGCGGCATACCTGGTATTCATTCAGCACGTTATGCGGTTAACCCGGAAACGAATGAACGTGATTTTTCATATGGAATGGCGCGTCTAAATAATGAACTGGGTGATCATGACCGCGGTGCATATTTTGCATGTGCTTTGTCACTTGCGTGGCCGGATGGGCATGTCGAAACATTCGAAGGGCGCGTGCATGGCTGTCTTACATGGCCAATTCGTGGTGAGAATGGATTTGGTTATGACCCGATGTTTATTGCGGATGGTTATGATGACACATTTGGTGAAATGGAACCGAATGAAAAACATTCAATCAGTCACCGCGCGGATGCGTTTAAGAAATTAATCGATGCCTGCTTCAAATCATAA